A region from the Drosophila takahashii strain IR98-3 E-12201 chromosome 2L, DtakHiC1v2, whole genome shotgun sequence genome encodes:
- the Wdr62 gene encoding mitogen-activated protein kinase-binding protein 1 isoform X10 encodes MFAPRNSSPTAIYGKEDVAAYEIKLKKVLGLTVCSNAALDVSPVSGLLAYPAGCTVVLFNAKRQTQAYLVNTSRKAFTSVAFSRCGRYVATGECGINPAIKVWELETPNGSLEHCSGGSVVAEFVDHKYAVTCVAFSPTGKYLVSVGSQHDMIVNVFDWRANLKMASNKISSKVAAVCFAEDGSYFVTVGNRHVKYWYLEGGRKYKDPIPLMGRSAILGDLRDNDFCAVACGKGICAESTYAITRQGHLVEFSSRRLLDKWVQCRTSNANCICVNERFILVGCAESIIRIFNAATLEYVTTLPRTHYLGVDVAQGIQINHIMSVPQQAKFPDCIAMVFDEQRCKVSCVYNDHSLYIWDLRDISRVGKSHSFLYHSTCIWGVETVPYNVEREPSQTLPEECFVTCSSDDTIRVWGLDGCTNNDIYRRNIYSKELLKIVYSDEELQFIKDQGSSLFDKAGNSSYDGRNGVRCIKISPELQHLASGDRCGNIRVYNLVNLRLLTTIEAHESEVLCLEYSNERIERKLLASASRDRLIHVFDVAQNYLLLQTLDDHSSSITSIKFVGAGLNFQMISCGADKSIMFRSFQGNIFMRGTNTSGKTTLYDMEVDSNSKHILTACQDRNVRVYGTQNAKQTKTFKGSHSDEGSLIKLSLDPSGIYVATSCTDKTLAVYDYYSSECMARMYGHSELVTGLKFTNDCRHLISASGDGCIFIWQVPHDMIVTMQARMSQQRLRSGHAPLPRPLAPISPPDGIVLESPSSEIEQPKFGVAERFSDVGQLPQWAMRKAAGDSDSGALSIPTPSGSTNVPAMHAASSMGNLSSSPSQQMPGLAPRARGRWAQRSTQLEPTADDLRSNSESPLGTVSSVGGHSGVNVQTSDYNSASSKDITYNQTYLSEDSSIDSGMETRRGELKFIGSSSNGTVVTVSSVSSLAVSASNGAMSTGSGAAQQRLQLPDKRLKPGLRFDTHSHDHDGDVEDISDGERTSSDHGMFYNNLAPSTPTDFKVTAMNEDELRKSVRRQKFEKSGLQLTPSALSGNGSSHTASTGTGTGTSDTEDEGSTPSAENAERSLASTLGGSSENLPQSSGNSFLHAALPEGPGLITSPMERGGSSRRSISAKHNTENGKSVAAPPTITKSYTSTKKEELLQVINKVKQQLENVGHRPLRGSHSISDLSLAANLDGSRNAGGGPGRYSKPGNPKTLNPMPIEESSIRRACSLSDLHMGNFGKPGKSNGTPQKPQVQHRNGNVSRSASKRNSLQGKTGLGASSNSMNVLNQGSDSEPEDSNRLRSATNGQGRSNGPIAANRQYSNKVNNVNNNRRKTPNFSSATPMQDDSSSEETPNSTVNNKPIVPPRPRNLGFDHKSKLMINNTGSPGGNAKQRSGVTSTEDYEGTDPEAQVHNVINKLYTTTQAAMQLHANLKNSLLLKELENALIMSRNMLSSITNRQADKTNNGGGVGGGLGVGGSGGLNHEQLSADNGDYLMMVNNCADLLSNLRTKHKPDDCENNS; translated from the exons ATGTTCGCCCCCCGAAACTCATCGCCGACTGCCATTTACGGCAAGGAGGATGTGGCAGCCTACGAG ATAAAACTCAAAAAGGTTTTGGGCCTGACTGTGTGCAGCAATGCGGCTCTGGATGTCTCCCCAGTCAGCGGCCTGCTGGCCTATCCAGCTGG CTGCACCGTGGTGCTGTTCAACGCGAAGCGCCAGACACAGGCCTATTTGGTCAACACCTCCCGCAAAGCATTCACATCCGTGGCATTTTCGCGATGTGGTCGCTATGTGGCCACCGGCGAATGTGGCATCAATCCGGCGATCAAAGTTTGGGAGCTGGAAACTCCTAACGGAAGTCTGGAGCACTGCAGCGGCGGCAGTGTTGTTGCCGAGTTTGTGGACCACAAATACGCCGTCACCTGTGTG GCCTTTTCGCCCACTGGCAAGTACCTGGTTTCGGTGGGCTCCCAGCACGACATGATTGTCAACGTGTTCGACTGGCGGGCCAACCTCAAGATGGCCTCGAATAAAATCAGCTCCAAGGTGGCAGCCGTGTGTTTTGCCGAGGATGGCAGCTATTTCGTCACCGTGGGCAATCGCCATGTCAAATACTGGTATCTGGAGGGTGGAAGAAAG TACAAGGATCCCATTCCCCTGATGGGACGCAGCGCCATTCTGGGCGACTTGCGGGACAACGACTTCTGTGCGGTGGCCTGCGGCAAGGGGATCTGTGCGGAGAGCACGTACGCCATCACGCGGCAAGGCCATCTGGTGGAGTTCAGCTCCCGCCGCCTGCTGGACAAGTGGGTGCAGTGCCGCACCTCCAATGCCAACTGTATCTGCGTGAACGAGCGATTCATCCTCGTGGGCTGCGCCGAGTCCATCATTCGCATCTTCAATGCGGCCACGCTGGAATACGTGACCACGCTGCCGAGGACCCATTACTTGGGCGTGGATGTGGCCCAGGGCATCCAGATCAACCACATCATGTCGGTGCCGCAGCAAGCCAAGTTCCCGGACTGCATCGCCATGGTTTTCGATGAGCAGCGTTGCAAG GTGAGCTGCGTCTACAACGATCACTCTCTGTACATCTGGGATCTGCGCGACATCTCACGGGTGGGCAAGTCGCACTCGTTCCTCTATCACTCCACTTGCATCTGGGGCGTGGAGACAGTGCCATATAATGTGGAGCGGGAGCCGTCGCAAACCCTGCCTGAGGAGTGTTTCGTCACCTGCTCCTCGGACGACACCATTCGCGTCTGGGGACTGGACGGGTGTACCAACAATGATATCTACCGCAGGAACATCTACTCCAAGGAGCTGCTGAAAATTGTCTACAGCGACGAGGAGCTGCAGTTCATCAAGGATCAGGGCTCCTCGCTGTTCGACAAGGCCGGAAACTCGTCTTATGATGGACGGAATGGAGTGCGTTGCATCAAGATCAGTCCGGAACTGCAGCATTTAGCCAGCGGAGATCGGTGCGGCAATATACGTGTGTATAATCTGGTCAATCTGCGCCTGCTCACCACCATCGAAGCCCATGAATCGGAGGTGCTTTGCCTGGAGTATTCCAATGAGCGGATCGAGCGAAAGCTGCTGGCCAGCGCCAGTAGGGATCGTCTCATTCACGTCTTTGATGTGGCCCAAAACTATCTGTTGCTGCAGACCCTGGATGATCACAGCTCCTCCATTACCTCTATTAAGTTTGTGGGTGCCGGACTCAATTTCCAGATGATCAGTTGCGGAGCGGATAAGTCGATTATGTTTAGGAGTTTTCAG GGCAACATCTTCATGAGGGGAACCAACACCTCCGGCAAGACGACCTTGTATGACATGGAGGTGGACTCGAATTCGAAACACATTTTGACCGCCTGCCAGGATCGCAATGTGCGGGTCTATGGAACACAGAATGCCAAGCAAACGAAGACCTTCAAGGGTTCCCATTCGGACGAGGGAAGTCTCATAAAACTAAGTCTCGATCCCAGCGGCATCTATGTGGCCACCTCGTGCACGGATAAAACCCTGGCCGTCTATGATTACTACTCCAGCGAGTGCATGGCCAGGATGTATGGACACAGTGAGCTGGTCACGGGTTTGAAGTTCACCAACGATTGCCGACATCTGATCTCGGCGAGCGGCGATGGTTGCATATTCATCTGGCAGGTGCCTCATGATATGATAGTCACCATGCAGGCGAGGATGTCGCAGCAGCGTCTGAGATCGGGTCATGCTCCTTTGCCTCGGCCACTGGCGCCCATTTCTCCGCCGGATGGTATTGTCCTAGAATCACCGAGCAGCGAAATCGAGCAACCCAAATTCGGGGTGGCCGAGAGGTTCTCGGATGTGGGCCAACTGCCGCAGTGGGCGATGCGAAAGGCAGCCGGGGATTCGGATAGCGGAGCCCTGTCCATTCCCACGCCCAGTGGATCCACAAATGTACCTGCCATGCATGCCGCCTCATCGATGGGCAACCTCAGTTCATCGCCCAGTCAACAGATGCCGGGATTGGCACCCCGAGCAAGGGGAAGATGGGCCCAGCGGAGCACTCAGCTGGAGCCGACGGCCGATGATCTGCGTTCCAACTCAGAGAGTCCTTTGGGAACCGTCTCGTCTGTAGGTGGTCATAGCGGTGTGAATGTCCAGACCTCTGATTACAATAGTGCATCTTCCAAGGACATTACGTACAATCAAACGTATTTGAGTGAGGACTCGTCTATTGATTCCGGGATGGAGACGCGAAGGGGCGAGCTCAAGTTcatcggcagcagcagcaatggaACAGTGGTCACCGTGTCCTCCGTCTCCTCGCTGGCCGTTTCTGCCTCCAATGGTGCCATGTCAACCGGTTCTGGAGCTGCCCAACAGCGTCTCCAGCTGCCGGATAAAAGGTTGAAGCCGGGTCTGCGCTTCGATACCCACTCCCATGATCATGATGGTGATGTGGAGGATATTTCCGATGGGGAAAGAACCAGCTCCGACCATGGAATGTTCTACAACAACCTGGCGCCCAGCACGCCAAC AGATTTCAAGGTGACGGCCATGAACGAGGACGAGCTGCGCAAGTCGGTGCGCCGTCAGAAGTTCGAGAAGTCCGGCCTTCAGCTTACCCCTTCGGCGCtcagcggaaacggaagttcGCATACGGCGAGCACAGGGACGGGAACAGGAACCTCCGATACCGAGGACGAGGGCTCCACGCCCAGTGCCGAAAATGCCGAGCGTTCGCTGGCCTCCACGCTGGGCGGCAGCTCGGAAAATCTGCCCCAGAGCAGCGGAAATAGCTTCCTGCACGCCGCTCTGCCCGAGGGACCGGGATTAATAACTTCGCCCATGGAACGGGGTGGCAGCA GTCGCCGCAGCATCAGTGCGAAGCACAAtacggaaaatgggaaaagcgtGGCCGCACCGCCCACCATCACCAAGTCATATACGAGCACCAAAaaggaggagctgctgcaggTCATCAACAAGGTCAAGCAGCAGCTGGAGAAT GTAGGCCATAGACCCCTTCGGGGAAGCCATAGCATATCGGACCTGAGTCTGGCTGCCAATTTGGATGGATCGAGGAATGCGGGCGGAGGACCGGGACGTTACTCGAAGCCAG GCAATCCCAAAACTCTGAATCCCATGCCCATCGAGGAGTCCTCCATACGCCGCGCCTGCTCGCTGAGTGACCTGCACATGGGCAACTTTGGCAAGC CTGGCAAATCGAATGGCACGCCGCAGAAGCCGCAGGTTCAGCACCGAAATGGAAATGTCTCGCGTTCGGCCAGCAAAAGGAACAGTTTGCAGGGCAAAACTGGATTGGGTGCCTCCAGCAACTCCATGAATGTCCTCAATCAGGGT agcgATTCGGAACCCGAGGACAGCAATCGTTTGCGTAGTGCCACCAACGGACAGGGACGTAGCAACGGACCCATTG CTGCCAATCGCCAGTACAGCAACAAGGTCAACAATGTCAACAACAATCGTCGAAAGACGCCAAACTTTAGCAGTG CCACACCCATGCAGGACGACTCCAGCTCCGAGGAGACGCCCAATAGCACTGTCAACAACAAGCCCATTGTGCCACCAAGACCAAGAAATCTGGGCTTTGATCACAAGAGCAAGCTAATGATTAACAATACTGGCAGCCCAGGCGGAAATGCCAAGCAGAGAAGTGGAGTGACCTCCACGGAGGATTACGAGGGCACAGATC CCGAGGCCCAAGTACACAATGTGATTAATAAACTTTATACGACTACACAGGCAGCTATGCAGCTGCATGCgaatctgaagaattcgctgCTGCTGAAGGAACTGGAGAACGCCCTTATTATGTCCAGAAATATGCTGAGCAGCATCACCAATAG ACAAGCGGATAAGACAAACAACGGAGGCGGAGTGGGCGGGGGATTGGGAGTGGGTGGTAGTGGGGGATTGAACCACGAGCAGCTGAGCGCTGACAACGGAGACTATCTGATGATGGTCAACAACTGTGCCGATCTTTTGAGCAATTTACGCACGAAGCACAAACCCGATGACTGTGAGAATAACTCCTAG